In Paralichthys olivaceus isolate ysfri-2021 chromosome 1, ASM2471397v2, whole genome shotgun sequence, the following are encoded in one genomic region:
- the LOC109625022 gene encoding protein-lysine methyltransferase METTL21C isoform X2 produces the protein MKRRKESNNDVTESEIRDDDEEENEDECDEETEKIMVVIDEKDKPKDGDSNCSSTASEEDISAPAPAWTPRIIFSLDKDIYHYAGQDIVIYESIDSFGAVMWPAALALCSFLDNNRVEVNLQGKGVLELGAGTGLVTIVATLLGAAVTATDLPDVLSNLRANVMRNTRGRCRHLPQVAVLSWGYDLEQTYPSSLYRYDYVLAADVVYHHNFLAELLATMKHFCQPGTRLIWANRVRMESDLTFTENFKKAFHTSLLAEDGEIKIFMATCKEGDIEEEGLDH, from the exons atgaagaggaggaag GAAAGTAATAATGATGTGACAGAGTCTGAGAtaagagatgatgatgaagaagaaaatgaggaTGAATGTGATGAAGAGACGGAGAAGATCATGGTCGTCATAGACGAGAAGGACAAACCTAAGGATGGTGattcaaactgcagcagcacagccaGTGAAGAGGACATTTCAG ctccagctccagcctggACTCCCAGAATCATTTTCAGCCTTGATAAAGACATATACCACTACGCAGGGCAGGACATCGTCATTTATGAATCCATAGACTCCTTCGGAGCAGTCATGTGGCCGGCA GCGTTGGCTCTGTGCTCCTTCCTGGACAACAACAGGGTGGAGGTGAACCTGCAGGGGAAGGGGGTGCTGGAGCTGGGAGCAGGAACAGGACTGGTCACCATTGTGGCCACACTGCTAG GAGCTGCAGTCACAGCCACAGACTTACCCGATGTGTTGAGTAACCTCAGGGCCAATGTGATGAGGAACACCAGGGGGCGTTGCAGACACCTGCCCCAGGTGGCGGTTCTATCCTGGGGCTACGACCTCGAGCAAACCTACCCTTCATCCCTCTACAGGTACGACTATGTGCTGGCAGCTGATGTGGTCTACCACCACAACTTCTTAGCCGAGCTCCTGGCCACCATGAAGCATTTCTGTCAACCCGGGACGAGGTTGATCTGGGCCAACAGGGTCAGGATGGAGTCTGATCTGACTTTCACTGAGAACTTTAAAAAGGCTTTTCACACAAGTTTACTGGCGGAGGACGGAGAAATTAAAATCTTCATGGCGACGTGCAAAGAGGGAGACATAGAAGAGGAAGGGTTGGATCACTGA
- the LOC109625022 gene encoding protein-lysine methyltransferase METTL21C isoform X1, translating into MDALSTYFVEETFCMRGRDEEEEDDEEEEGRDDEHEETCKMNHSGLDFLIQTLQESNNDVTESEIRDDDEEENEDECDEETEKIMVVIDEKDKPKDGDSNCSSTASEEDISAPAPAWTPRIIFSLDKDIYHYAGQDIVIYESIDSFGAVMWPAALALCSFLDNNRVEVNLQGKGVLELGAGTGLVTIVATLLGAAVTATDLPDVLSNLRANVMRNTRGRCRHLPQVAVLSWGYDLEQTYPSSLYRYDYVLAADVVYHHNFLAELLATMKHFCQPGTRLIWANRVRMESDLTFTENFKKAFHTSLLAEDGEIKIFMATCKEGDIEEEGLDH; encoded by the exons ATGGATGCTTTATCCACATATTTTGTGGAGGAGACCTTTTGCATGAGAGGCagagacgaggaagaggaagacgatgaagaggaggaaggtagAGATGATGAACATGAGGAAACGTGTAAGATGAACCACTCTGGGTTAGACTTTTTGATTCAAACTCTACAGGAAAGTAATAATGATGTGACAGAGTCTGAGAtaagagatgatgatgaagaagaaaatgaggaTGAATGTGATGAAGAGACGGAGAAGATCATGGTCGTCATAGACGAGAAGGACAAACCTAAGGATGGTGattcaaactgcagcagcacagccaGTGAAGAGGACATTTCAG ctccagctccagcctggACTCCCAGAATCATTTTCAGCCTTGATAAAGACATATACCACTACGCAGGGCAGGACATCGTCATTTATGAATCCATAGACTCCTTCGGAGCAGTCATGTGGCCGGCA GCGTTGGCTCTGTGCTCCTTCCTGGACAACAACAGGGTGGAGGTGAACCTGCAGGGGAAGGGGGTGCTGGAGCTGGGAGCAGGAACAGGACTGGTCACCATTGTGGCCACACTGCTAG GAGCTGCAGTCACAGCCACAGACTTACCCGATGTGTTGAGTAACCTCAGGGCCAATGTGATGAGGAACACCAGGGGGCGTTGCAGACACCTGCCCCAGGTGGCGGTTCTATCCTGGGGCTACGACCTCGAGCAAACCTACCCTTCATCCCTCTACAGGTACGACTATGTGCTGGCAGCTGATGTGGTCTACCACCACAACTTCTTAGCCGAGCTCCTGGCCACCATGAAGCATTTCTGTCAACCCGGGACGAGGTTGATCTGGGCCAACAGGGTCAGGATGGAGTCTGATCTGACTTTCACTGAGAACTTTAAAAAGGCTTTTCACACAAGTTTACTGGCGGAGGACGGAGAAATTAAAATCTTCATGGCGACGTGCAAAGAGGGAGACATAGAAGAGGAAGGGTTGGATCACTGA